A portion of the Corynebacterium jeikeium genome contains these proteins:
- a CDS encoding ABC transporter permease: MKTRFVLGEAFSSLGRNITMTIAMVITTAVSLALLATGILVTEQTSRTKDLYLDRVEVQIELNEQISAEDQTCSSPECAEVVDKLEEADGVDSVTFRNRQQNFDHFVEMFKDSDPVLVENATPESLPAVVMVRLTDPTDVSPLDPIRELPQVDHVTDQHEEVGTAAQNLDSVRNATFLLAAVQAVAAVFLIANMVQIAAFSRRKEVEIMRMVGASRWFTQAPFVLEAVIASLIGGLLAIGALFLGKATVIDPALGNLYKAQLLAPLTNGDIGVVAPIVVIIGMVFAGLVAQVTLRLYSRD; the protein is encoded by the coding sequence ATGAAGACTCGCTTTGTCCTCGGTGAGGCTTTCTCCTCCTTGGGCCGAAACATTACGATGACCATCGCGATGGTCATTACGACTGCGGTGTCGTTGGCGCTGCTCGCGACTGGCATCCTGGTTACTGAGCAGACCAGCCGTACGAAGGATCTTTATCTCGATCGCGTAGAAGTGCAGATTGAGCTGAATGAACAAATCTCCGCCGAGGACCAAACTTGCTCCTCGCCGGAGTGCGCTGAGGTCGTCGACAAGCTTGAAGAGGCTGATGGCGTTGATTCGGTGACTTTCCGAAATCGTCAGCAGAACTTTGACCACTTCGTGGAGATGTTCAAGGACAGTGACCCCGTGCTCGTGGAAAACGCGACGCCGGAGTCGCTGCCGGCTGTCGTGATGGTGCGCCTGACCGATCCGACAGACGTCAGCCCGCTGGATCCGATTCGGGAGTTGCCACAGGTCGACCACGTCACTGACCAGCATGAAGAGGTCGGAACTGCGGCGCAGAACTTGGATTCGGTGCGAAATGCGACCTTCCTGCTGGCGGCAGTGCAGGCCGTTGCCGCGGTGTTCCTGATTGCGAACATGGTGCAGATTGCGGCGTTCTCGCGTCGTAAGGAAGTTGAGATTATGCGCATGGTCGGTGCCAGCCGATGGTTTACGCAGGCGCCGTTCGTTCTTGAAGCTGTGATTGCGTCGCTGATTGGTGGACTGCTGGCTATCGGCGCGCTGTTCCTGGGTAAGGCGACGGTCATCGATCCTGCGCTGGGCAACCTGTACAAGGCACAGCTCCTGGCGCCGCTGACCAACGGCGATATTGGTGTGGTGGCGCCGATTGTGGTCATTATCGGCATGGTCTTCGCAGGCCTTGTTGCGCAGGTCACGCTGCGTCTTTACTCGCGTGACTAG
- a CDS encoding HNH endonuclease has translation MASGEHIPRKRTYAAAMEATAPRFHHEISQTAPARLGIDRNRADLKLALACVPSSSTKDVEDYIAKIAPALGMSRGRTLQYIDIGMQLERLPRLKELLLKRAQLPLPHMRVIATAILPLDDASTVKYFEDHLLELITPRVNGEVLRGVRSLQQNIQRFINEVSPLLRPKNEYDPPITSFQKGIEQKAGESIKFELKDNLTEVTMELMPERAIEFQKVLEEITADQDCDFVEAFSHLLHGTAQVTATLNLYCPLTQDKPQEAWIGGLGWINKIATESWLDRVTSIRLLADEKTEKYSPTERQRTYIQGRDGTCRFPGCDVDATKCDIDHIQPYNHENPDEGGQTETPNLHCLCRRHHNLKTAGLWNVVRDIDGVEYWTSATDQSTERAALISTESGPLAGHGRYSFDLRKTKKAQTLKEYNEQRLENLRESQELTNQAREELGMNKNERNGEADEPTTPETPEAPEAPEDEPPF, from the coding sequence ATGGCCAGCGGGGAACATATACCACGCAAACGCACTTACGCTGCGGCAATGGAAGCGACGGCACCACGCTTTCACCATGAGATTTCTCAAACAGCACCAGCACGTCTTGGAATTGACCGCAATCGAGCTGACTTGAAGCTTGCCCTTGCTTGTGTTCCCTCTTCTTCAACAAAAGATGTCGAAGATTACATCGCCAAAATCGCTCCAGCTCTTGGCATGTCGCGCGGGAGAACACTCCAGTACATCGATATCGGGATGCAGCTAGAGCGGCTCCCGCGGTTGAAAGAGCTTCTGCTCAAACGCGCACAGCTACCGCTTCCCCACATGCGGGTCATTGCCACAGCCATCCTCCCCTTGGATGACGCCTCTACTGTGAAATATTTCGAAGACCATCTCCTCGAACTGATCACGCCGAGAGTCAATGGTGAAGTTCTTCGCGGAGTTCGGAGTCTTCAACAGAATATTCAGCGATTTATTAATGAAGTCAGCCCGCTATTGCGCCCTAAAAATGAGTACGACCCGCCGATTACTTCGTTTCAAAAAGGCATCGAGCAAAAAGCTGGCGAATCTATAAAGTTCGAGTTAAAGGACAACCTCACTGAAGTCACCATGGAACTGATGCCTGAGCGGGCAATTGAGTTTCAGAAGGTCTTGGAAGAAATTACCGCTGATCAGGACTGCGACTTCGTCGAGGCTTTTTCACACCTTCTGCACGGGACTGCTCAGGTCACCGCCACGTTGAATCTGTACTGCCCACTCACTCAAGACAAGCCCCAAGAAGCCTGGATCGGTGGCTTGGGGTGGATCAACAAAATCGCCACTGAATCCTGGCTCGATCGGGTCACTAGCATCCGGCTACTAGCGGACGAGAAAACGGAAAAGTACTCGCCAACAGAGCGACAGCGTACTTACATCCAAGGTAGAGACGGCACCTGTCGCTTTCCCGGATGCGATGTCGATGCGACGAAGTGCGACATCGACCACATTCAGCCGTATAACCACGAGAATCCCGACGAAGGTGGCCAAACCGAGACGCCCAACCTCCATTGCCTATGCCGTCGCCACCACAATCTAAAAACGGCCGGTCTTTGGAATGTCGTGCGCGATATCGACGGCGTGGAGTACTGGACCTCCGCCACTGATCAAAGCACCGAAAGAGCTGCCCTTATCAGCACAGAGTCGGGGCCGCTCGCCGGCCACGGTCGCTACTCTTTCGACCTGCGCAAGACAAAGAAAGCACAGACACTCAAGGAGTACAACGAGCAGAGGTTGGAAAACCTCCGCGAATCACAGGAGCTGACAAATCAGGCTCGCGAAGAACTGGGAATGAACAAAAACGAGAGAAACGGAGAAGCCGACGAACCCACCACACCGGAAACACCCGAGGCACCGGAAGCGCCCGAAGACGAACCGCCCTTCTAG
- the hisN gene encoding histidinol-phosphatase, which yields MTTSYSEDLALALSLADAADDLTMSRFEAANLIVESKPDLTPVSDADIACEKLLREILSDKRPSDEVLGEEFGGEAVFEGRQWVIDPIDGTKNFVRNVPVWATLIALLEDGKPVVGVVSAPALGRRWWASEGDGAFKRTHVDGREATERRIEVSKVADIADCSISNSSLTGWAERDLRDNFIGLTDDAWRLRGYGDFFSYCLVAEGAVDVAAEPEVSLWDLAALAILVEEAGGRFTSLAGVNGPHGGDAVATNGLLHDAVVKRLGG from the coding sequence ATGACCACCTCTTACTCCGAAGATCTCGCCCTCGCACTCTCGCTTGCCGACGCAGCCGACGACCTCACGATGTCCCGCTTCGAGGCGGCCAATCTAATCGTCGAGTCCAAGCCCGACCTGACTCCGGTCTCCGATGCCGATATCGCGTGCGAGAAGCTGCTCCGCGAGATTCTGTCGGACAAGCGCCCGAGCGATGAAGTTCTCGGCGAAGAATTCGGCGGCGAAGCTGTGTTTGAGGGGCGCCAGTGGGTCATCGACCCCATCGACGGCACTAAGAACTTCGTGCGCAATGTCCCGGTCTGGGCCACCTTGATTGCCCTGCTGGAGGACGGCAAGCCGGTTGTCGGCGTAGTCTCTGCCCCAGCACTGGGCCGTCGCTGGTGGGCATCCGAGGGCGACGGCGCATTCAAGCGCACCCACGTCGATGGCCGGGAAGCCACCGAGCGCCGCATTGAGGTCTCGAAGGTGGCAGACATCGCGGACTGCTCAATTTCCAACTCTTCGCTCACCGGCTGGGCTGAGCGCGACCTACGCGATAACTTCATCGGGCTTACCGATGACGCCTGGCGACTGCGTGGCTATGGCGACTTCTTCTCCTACTGCCTGGTAGCCGAGGGTGCGGTCGATGTCGCCGCGGAGCCGGAGGTTTCCCTGTGGGACCTGGCAGCGCTTGCGATCCTGGTGGAGGAAGCTGGCGGCCGCTTCACTTCCCTCGCGGGTGTCAACGGGCCGCACGGCGGGGACGCAGTTGCGACGAATGGGTTGCTTCACGACGCCGTCGTCAAGCGCCTGGGCGGGTAA
- a CDS encoding ACR3 family arsenite efflux transporter: protein MTQTTKSLSFLDRFLPLWIAAAMAIGLILGKIAPSFVNWLAEAKIATISVPIAIGLLVMMYPPLAKVRYDKTGEILTSRKLMGITVFLNWILGPALMFILAWIFLSDSPELRTGVIIVGLARCIAMVLVWNDLSCGDTEVAAVLVAVNSLFQILMFGALGWFYLQILPSWLGLETTSATFSFWAIALSVVVFLGIPLLAGAASRIVGERARGRDWYENDYLPKISPLALAGLLYTIVLLFALQSQQILENPWTVAKVALPLVIYFLAMFAIALTSAKAAGMNYATSASIAFTAAGNNFELAIAVAIGTFGPLSQQALAGTIGPLIEVPVLVALVYVTRWLGPRLFPNDLSVPDKL from the coding sequence ATGACACAGACTACAAAGTCACTCAGCTTCCTAGATCGCTTCTTGCCGCTATGGATTGCAGCTGCAATGGCAATTGGCCTCATTCTGGGCAAAATTGCACCATCATTTGTGAACTGGCTGGCAGAGGCAAAAATTGCGACAATTTCCGTACCAATCGCCATCGGCTTGCTGGTCATGATGTACCCACCGCTCGCAAAGGTTCGATACGACAAAACGGGCGAAATTTTGACATCAAGGAAGCTGATGGGCATCACAGTCTTCCTCAATTGGATTCTCGGCCCCGCACTGATGTTCATCCTTGCCTGGATATTCCTCAGCGATAGTCCAGAACTGCGCACTGGCGTGATTATCGTCGGTCTCGCCCGCTGCATTGCAATGGTTTTGGTCTGGAACGACCTATCTTGCGGCGATACTGAAGTCGCTGCCGTACTGGTGGCCGTAAACTCGCTATTTCAAATTCTCATGTTCGGCGCTCTGGGGTGGTTCTACCTGCAGATTCTGCCCTCCTGGTTGGGACTGGAAACCACTTCCGCCACCTTTTCTTTTTGGGCAATCGCACTATCCGTAGTGGTATTCCTCGGTATTCCGCTTCTAGCTGGCGCAGCATCACGCATAGTTGGTGAACGCGCCCGTGGTCGCGACTGGTATGAAAATGACTACTTGCCCAAAATCTCACCATTGGCGCTTGCCGGCCTTCTATACACAATCGTGTTGCTCTTTGCACTTCAGTCACAGCAGATTCTTGAGAATCCCTGGACCGTTGCGAAAGTGGCGCTACCACTAGTGATCTACTTCCTCGCCATGTTCGCGATCGCTCTCACTTCGGCCAAGGCCGCGGGCATGAACTACGCAACCTCCGCATCGATTGCCTTTACGGCCGCCGGAAATAACTTCGAGTTGGCAATTGCGGTTGCGATTGGCACCTTCGGCCCATTGTCCCAGCAAGCACTTGCGGGAACGATTGGACCACTTATTGAAGTACCCGTACTCGTTGCACTTGTCTACGTCACCCGCTGGCTCGGGCCGCGCCTTTTCCCCAATGACCTTTCCGTACCGGACAAACTATAG
- a CDS encoding transcriptional regulator: MDEISECCALGGRPLDTAEAQAAATLFKALAQPARLQILSQLAAAGCSPMTVGELAAVSGLSQPTVSHHLKTMADAGLLTRSKSGRVVTHEVRPEVFAELRRILDIGHADGR; this comes from the coding sequence ATGGACGAAATCTCAGAATGCTGTGCACTTGGCGGTCGGCCTCTCGACACGGCGGAAGCGCAAGCTGCGGCAACGCTCTTCAAAGCGCTGGCGCAACCGGCGCGCCTGCAAATTTTGTCTCAGCTCGCTGCCGCTGGCTGTAGTCCGATGACCGTGGGTGAGCTGGCCGCTGTTTCTGGGCTTAGTCAGCCGACGGTGTCGCATCATTTAAAGACCATGGCGGATGCCGGGCTGCTAACTAGGTCTAAGAGTGGACGGGTGGTAACCCATGAGGTACGCCCTGAGGTATTTGCTGAGCTGCGACGTATCCTGGATATCGGTCACGCGGACGGGAGATAG
- the ftsE gene encoding cell division ATP-binding protein FtsE, giving the protein MITFDGVTKSYSTSSRPALDDVSVHIDKGEFVFLIGPSGSGKSTFLRLMVREEKVDSGKLTVAGQDLTKISRRNIPKLRQKVGYVFQDFRLLPKKTVYENVAFALQVIGKPKAKFDKAVPETLEMVGLSGKENRYPHELSGGEQQRVAIARAFVNRPLILLADEPTGNLDPSTSGDIMLLLDRINRMGTTVIVSTHDNDAVDSMRRRVLELELGRLVRDDATGVYGLNN; this is encoded by the coding sequence ATGATCACTTTCGACGGGGTTACCAAGTCCTACTCGACTTCTAGCCGACCAGCTCTCGACGACGTTTCAGTCCACATAGATAAAGGTGAGTTTGTCTTTCTTATTGGACCGTCGGGCTCTGGTAAGTCGACATTCCTGCGCCTTATGGTGCGTGAAGAGAAAGTGGATTCAGGAAAACTGACGGTCGCAGGCCAGGATCTGACCAAGATTTCTCGCCGCAACATTCCGAAATTGCGTCAAAAGGTGGGCTACGTCTTCCAGGACTTCCGCCTGCTGCCAAAGAAGACCGTGTACGAAAATGTCGCGTTCGCATTGCAGGTGATTGGCAAGCCGAAGGCGAAATTCGACAAGGCTGTTCCGGAAACGCTTGAAATGGTCGGACTCTCGGGCAAGGAGAACCGCTACCCGCACGAGTTGTCGGGTGGTGAGCAGCAGCGCGTCGCTATTGCTCGCGCCTTCGTCAACCGCCCGCTCATCCTGCTTGCCGACGAGCCCACCGGCAACCTCGACCCAAGCACTTCCGGTGACATCATGCTCTTGCTTGACCGCATCAATCGCATGGGCACGACGGTTATCGTGTCGACTCACGACAACGATGCCGTGGACTCCATGCGTCGCCGCGTACTGGAGCTGGAACTGGGGCGTCTTGTGCGTGACGACGCCACGGGCGTTTATGGCCTGAATAATTAG
- a CDS encoding inositol monophosphatase translates to MSESTASQDSSQDPHQDSSQDLELFLAQVSESIVASDTSVAVAIVKRAATIAARMRDEGLVTEYKTSISDVVTAADRAAEKFVVEALAALRPEDGILGEEGSAKESQSGRTWVIDPVDGTYNFTTGSDYWCSALALVMGDANNPDEVVLGAVHRPATGESWIGGPNLPTTRINLDGTVDDLRVTDRPLSEVCAATYLHTTVVSSSEESEATATKSWLDAVSRSATWRMLGSASVDMAGVADGRIGVWFQRDVAAWDWLPGYALISGAGGECTSVGRWKLAGSSGQVAELSEVLR, encoded by the coding sequence ATGTCTGAATCCACCGCCAGCCAAGATTCCAGCCAAGACCCGCACCAAGATTCCAGCCAGGACCTAGAACTCTTTCTCGCCCAAGTGTCCGAGTCGATTGTGGCATCGGATACCAGTGTTGCGGTTGCCATCGTGAAGCGTGCCGCTACCATTGCCGCTCGTATGCGCGACGAAGGCCTGGTCACGGAGTACAAGACATCGATTTCCGACGTCGTCACCGCGGCCGACCGCGCAGCGGAGAAATTCGTCGTCGAGGCTTTGGCCGCGCTCCGCCCGGAGGACGGCATTCTTGGCGAGGAAGGGTCAGCGAAGGAGTCCCAGTCTGGTCGCACGTGGGTGATCGATCCTGTCGATGGCACCTACAACTTCACCACTGGTTCGGACTACTGGTGCAGCGCATTGGCGCTGGTTATGGGCGATGCGAACAATCCGGATGAGGTCGTCCTCGGCGCGGTGCACCGCCCGGCAACGGGCGAGAGCTGGATTGGTGGCCCCAATCTCCCGACCACTCGCATCAACCTCGATGGCACTGTTGATGACCTCCGGGTCACTGACCGCCCCCTCTCGGAAGTCTGCGCAGCGACCTACCTCCACACCACGGTGGTGAGCTCGAGCGAGGAATCCGAGGCCACGGCTACAAAGTCCTGGCTGGATGCGGTGTCCCGCAGCGCTACCTGGCGCATGCTGGGCTCAGCGTCGGTGGATATGGCAGGCGTTGCCGACGGCCGCATCGGCGTATGGTTCCAGCGCGACGTCGCAGCCTGGGACTGGCTGCCTGGGTATGCGCTTATCTCGGGCGCAGGCGGCGAATGTACGTCGGTGGGGCGCTGGAAGCTTGCGGGCTCGAGTGGCCAGGTCGCAGAGCTGAGTGAGGTTCTGCGCTAG
- a CDS encoding peptide chain release factor 2: protein MNPDLNADLKELDATLTTIEKVVDVDELSDRIRELEAQAADPSLWDDPDHAQQVTSALSQAQAKKKKIDSLRGRLDDLSVMYELAEEEGDPDAVEMADAERAELRADIESLEVTTMLSGPYDEREAVINIRSGAGGVDAADWAEMLMRMYLRWADKHGHKVEVYDTSYAEEAGIKSATFVVHGEYMYGTLSVEQGAHRLVRISPFDNQGRRQTSFAEVEVLPVVEETDHIDIPESDLRIDVYRSSGPGGQSVNTTDSAVRLTHVPTGIVVTCQNEKSQHQNKASAMRVLQAKLLEKKRQEERAELDALGAGGNASWGNQMRSYVLHPYQMVKDLRTEYEVNNPQSVLDGDLDGFIEAGIRWRMAQQSEGE from the coding sequence GTGAACCCGGATCTGAATGCTGACCTCAAAGAACTCGACGCGACGCTGACCACCATTGAGAAGGTGGTCGATGTCGACGAGCTTTCCGACCGGATCAGGGAGTTGGAAGCCCAGGCCGCCGATCCGTCGCTGTGGGATGACCCCGACCACGCGCAGCAGGTCACCAGTGCACTGTCGCAGGCGCAGGCGAAGAAGAAAAAGATCGACTCGCTGCGCGGGCGCCTCGACGATCTCTCCGTGATGTATGAACTCGCGGAAGAGGAGGGCGACCCCGACGCCGTCGAGATGGCCGATGCCGAACGCGCTGAGCTGCGTGCCGACATCGAATCCCTCGAGGTCACGACGATGCTTTCGGGGCCTTACGACGAGCGCGAGGCGGTCATCAACATCCGCTCCGGTGCCGGTGGCGTGGATGCCGCTGACTGGGCCGAGATGCTCATGCGCATGTACCTGCGCTGGGCCGACAAGCACGGGCATAAGGTCGAGGTTTACGACACGTCCTACGCTGAAGAGGCCGGTATTAAGTCCGCTACTTTCGTCGTCCATGGCGAGTACATGTACGGCACCCTCTCGGTCGAACAGGGCGCGCACCGGCTGGTTCGTATTAGTCCTTTCGACAACCAGGGCCGCCGCCAAACTTCCTTCGCTGAGGTCGAGGTGCTGCCGGTTGTGGAGGAAACGGATCACATCGACATCCCCGAGTCAGATTTGCGTATCGACGTCTACCGCTCCTCCGGCCCAGGTGGGCAGTCGGTGAACACCACGGACTCCGCGGTCCGGCTTACGCACGTCCCGACCGGCATCGTGGTGACTTGCCAGAACGAGAAGTCCCAGCACCAGAACAAGGCATCTGCCATGCGAGTTCTGCAGGCGAAGTTGCTGGAGAAGAAGCGCCAGGAAGAGCGCGCGGAGCTGGATGCTCTCGGCGCAGGCGGCAATGCCTCGTGGGGTAACCAGATGCGCTCCTATGTGCTGCACCCGTACCAGATGGTCAAGGATCTGCGTACCGAATACGAAGTCAACAACCCACAGTCGGTCCTCGACGGTGACCTAGACGGTTTCATCGAGGCCGGTATTCGCTGGCGCATGGCTCAGCAGTCCGAAGGCGAGTAG
- a CDS encoding low molecular weight phosphatase family protein, with product MKEIPKVLFICVANAGKSQMAEAIARAKYATQFIALSAGTNPKTTTNALAAKSVAEIGASMDSASPKPIAPTILRTADRVVIIGDAAHVELPSDAQGSLERWLTDEPSKRGIDGKERMDLIRDDLERRIDELAVELRSTKNP from the coding sequence GTGAAGGAAATCCCGAAGGTACTTTTCATCTGCGTGGCAAATGCCGGTAAATCCCAGATGGCCGAGGCCATTGCGCGTGCAAAATATGCCACGCAGTTCATCGCCCTTTCAGCAGGAACGAACCCCAAAACTACTACCAATGCGCTTGCAGCCAAATCAGTTGCAGAAATCGGCGCCTCTATGGACAGTGCATCACCAAAGCCCATTGCCCCCACGATTCTCCGGACTGCAGATCGTGTTGTCATCATCGGCGATGCCGCTCATGTAGAGCTCCCCTCGGACGCTCAAGGCTCACTCGAGCGTTGGCTTACTGACGAGCCCTCAAAACGAGGCATCGACGGAAAAGAACGCATGGACCTGATTCGCGATGACCTCGAGCGCCGTATCGACGAGTTAGCTGTCGAACTCCGTTCCACTAAGAATCCCTAA